The genomic segment GAACAGCACGTCGGGTCCGCCGTCACCCCGCGGCCGTCGGCCTTCCGCGGAAGATCAGGAAAGAACAGTCACCCTCGCCTGGGATCCGGCCCAGCTCGACACCGCGGCGGGCCGGGAACCGGCGGAGGAGGACATCGAACGCACCGTCCTGGTGACCCGACCGGGACTCCCTCCCAACCGAGAGCCACCGCAGGAGGACATCGAACGCACCGTCCTGGTGACCCGACCGGGACTCCCTCCCAACCGAGAGCCACCGGAAGAGGACATCGAACGCACTGTCCTGGTGATCCGCCAGCCAGCGACGTCCGGGCCGAGCACCGGCCCGGACGCACTGCTGCAGGTGGGTCCCGGGGAACCCGCGGCGCATGGGCGCGGGAGGGACGCGTTGGTCCGGCAGGACGCCGAGCCAACGATGATGATCAATAATTTCGCTTCCCACCAGCGGTCGAGCACGGGCGCACTCGCCCTGCGGCCGGCGGATCTCGGCCCCGTCGTCAACCGGCGCCGGGCCGCCGAGACCCCGGACGCCGAGCTGAGCAGCAAGGTCCGCAAGGGCCTGGGCTGGAGCTTCCTCAACAACGTCATCTCCCGGGCCGGCGTGCTGATCATCGGGATCGCGCTGGCCCGGATGCTGGTACCCGAGCAGTTCGGCATCTTCACGATCGCACTGGCCTCGATGCAGCTGCTCATGAGCCTCAACGACGCCGGGATGACCACCGCCCTGATCCGCTGGGAAGGTGACATCCGCGAGGTCGAACGCACCGGCGTCACCTTGATCATGATTTTCAGCGCCGGCCTCTACTCGGTCTTCTTCGTGACCGCGCCCCTGATCGCCGAGCTGGCGAACATTCCCGACGCGTCCTGGGTTCTGCGCGCCCTCGCGCTGACGATTCTCATCGACGCCACCGCGGCGGTGCCGACCGCCCTGCTGACCCGTTCCTACGCGCAGGGCCGGCGCACCATCGCCGACACCGCGAACCTGCTCGCCTGGGCCGGGCTGTCCATCGGGCTCGTCGCGAGCGGGATGGGCGTCTGGGCGCTGGTGATCGGACGACTGAGCGGCAACCTGCTCGGCGCCGCCGTGATCTTCATACTCGCGCCGCGCCGGCCGGGCCCAGGGTTCCGCCGTGACATGGCCAGGCGGCTGGCGGCCGACGGCGTACCCCTGAGCGGCTCCGCCATCCTGACCGTCTGCATGCTGAACGTCGACACGATGATCGCCGCCCGCATACTGGGCCCGGTTCTGGTCAGCTTCTACGCGCAGGCCTTCAACCTCTCGAGCTGGCCGGTCAACATGTTCTCGTTCGCCGTCCGGCGGGTCAGCCTGGTCGGGTTCTCCCAGCTCGTCGCCGAGCCCTCCCGGCTGCGGTACGTCTACGCCCGGTCGCTGGCGTTGCTGGTCGCCGCCACCGTTCCGGTGTGCGTCCTGCTCGTCGTACTGGGAAAGGCGGCCATCGAGGCCGTCTACGGCGAGGAGTGGGTACCGGCGGCGGAGGCGCTGCGCCTGCTGGCGCTGCTGTCCATCATCCGGGTCGCCGTCGAGATCACCGACGACCTGCTGGTCGCCGTCGGCAAGGCCCGGACGATGGTGCGACTCCAGGTGATCTGGCTGGTCGCCCTGGTACCCGCGCTGTCCGTCGGTGCCCATCTGGACGGCGTGCGCGGGGTCGCCATCGGGCATCTCGGGGTCGCCGTGGTGATCGTGCTGCCGGTTTTCACCCTGGCGCTGCGCGGGCTCGGCTTTCGCCTGTCGAAGGTCGCCCGGCTCCTGGTCAGGCCGGTGCTCGGGGGTATCGCCTTCGCGGCCGTCGCCCAGCTCGGCCCGCTGGTGACGACCGTACCGGTGCTGCAGGTCCTGATCGGAGGGGCCGCGGGCACCCTGGTCTACCTGGCCATCGTCGCCCCGATGCGCGGGCTGATCCGGCAGGCCTCCGGCGGCTCCGCCGCGGGCGACTCCCACAGGTCCTGGTGAGCCGTCCGCGGGCCGGCCGGTGCTCCGCTAGCGCGGGCCGCCGGCCGGGGCGCCGCCAGCCGGGGTGGAGCGGTCCTGGGTGCCCCGGGCCACCGCCACGTCCGCCCAGCTCGACGGTGCGGGGCCGCCACGGAGCCGGCTGCGTACCGAGGGCGGTATCACTCGGCTGGCGGTGGCCCGCGGCGCGATCGCGGCCAGATCCCGCAGGATGTCCAGCCGGGCCGGGGGCCGGCTCACCGCCTCGCGCAGGAATCCGTCCAGGTTGCGCCCGCCGACCTCCAGCGAGTAGCGACGCAGGACGAGATCGCGGGCCCAGCCGCCGAGGCGCGCGCGCAGCTCGGCGTCGACCAGCAGGGTCTCCAGCTGCCCGGCGAGGTCGGACGGGGTGCCGTCGCCGACGCCGTAGTAGCCCCGCCAGAACAGCGGGGTCACGGTGTCCTCGCTGACCACGGTGGAGAACCCGCGCTCCCCCGTGAGCAGGACGGGCTTACCGAAGGCCAGGCCTCGCAGCGCGGAGCCGCCCATGCCGAGCACGATGTCGGCGGCGGCGTAGGCACCGCGCGGATCGAGCATCGGGCCCGGCACGGTGACGACCTCACGGCCCGCCGCCTCGTTCACGACGGCCGCACGGCGCCGCAGGTCATCCTCGGCGGTGCCCGAGCCGACGACGAGGAAGCGCACCGGGTACCGGGCCGCCAGCTCGCCGACGGCCTCGATGCCCCCGATCAGCCCTTCCAGCTTCAGCCAGCCGACCAGCCGGGAAACGGCGACGACGAGCAGCTCGTCGGCGCCGACACCGTGCTCCTTGCGGACGACGGTGCCGTCCACCGCGTCCGGGTCGTCCCGGCCGGTGTCCACCGGTGGCTCCAGCAGCAGCAGCCGGCGGTGCCCCAGCGAGCGGGCCACGTCGACCGTCTCCTCGGTCCCGAACGTCATCGGCACCGACTTCGGCAGGTGCGCGGACACCGAGAGGTTGTTCATGTCACTGCCGGCGAAGGGCACCCCCAGCGGCCCCAGCGCCCCCATCGAACCCAGCGCCAGCAGCGCGTTGACGCACTGCGGCCAGTCCCACGCGTGGACGACGTCGGGCCGCTGCTCCCGGACCACCCGGGCCAGCGCCGCGATCATCCGGGCCGACGGGGCCCCGAAGGCCGCGGGGGCCGGGAGCAGGCGGATCTTCCGTTCGTGCAGCAGTGCCGCCGCCGGCCCAGGAGTTCCGAAGAAGACCACCTCGTGGCCATGAGCGTCACGCAGCTGGGTGGCCAGGTCGATGGCGTTGGTCTGACTTCCGCCGATCTCCAGGTGGTGAGGGTAGACCAGGATCTTCACAGTGCTCTCCGCTCGGGTCAGGTCAGGAGCGGCACTAGGACAGGCTGGTGGTGAACACGACGTCAACCCAGTAGTTGCTCTTGCCCCCGTTACCGGTCGGGAAGCTCGAAGCGCCGTACTTGTACACGCCGTTGGGGCCGTCGACGCCGTTGCCGAGCGCGCGTACGGGCGCCCTGGTCGTCGTCGACTCGAAGTAGTTCGTCGTGTAGGAGTACCGGCCCGCCGAGGAGTTGTACGACGCGACGTAGGTGGTGCCCGCCGTCACCTGTATCGGGGTGCTGAGCGATACCTGCTGCCAGCCCGAGGCCGACTCGTTAGAGAAGGTCGCGGTCGCAAGAAGGTTACCGCTTGCATCCCACAGGTGACCGATGTGGGTACCTGTGTTGGCCGCGCCCTTGTAGAAGCGCAAACCAGTGATGTAGCCGTTCTGATCCGGGCGGAACTTGACCCCTACCTCGACCGCGGCGGTGTCAGAGGCGGCCGCGACCGCCGGGGTGGCCGTCGCGGGGAAGATCGAGCAGGGGCAGGTCACCACCGGGGTGAACTGCCACGAGGTCGCCGCCATCGTGTTGCCGGCCAGGTCCTTGGCCGAGACCGTCACCGTGTGCAGCTGCCCCGAGTACACCGCCCCGCTGGGCACCAGCGTCGCGGTCGAGGTCTCCCAGTTGTAGCTGACCGTCGCGGTGACAGTGTTGTTCGCCGCGTTCTTCAACGTCAGGCTGAGCGTCGACGGGTTGATCGGCTCGTCGAAGGTGACGGTGATCGGAGCCGACGCGTCGCTCGTCGCGCCGGGCGCCGGGTTGCGGTTCGCGATCTGCGGCGCGGTGGTGTCCGGTGACCCGCTCAGGACGAAGACCGCGTCCACCCAGTAGTTGGCGCTCAGGTAGGTGTTGGTCGGGAACGCCGTGCCGCC from the Parafrankia irregularis genome contains:
- a CDS encoding lipopolysaccharide biosynthesis protein; translated protein: MPDPSDENSTSGPPSPRGRRPSAEDQERTVTLAWDPAQLDTAAGREPAEEDIERTVLVTRPGLPPNREPPQEDIERTVLVTRPGLPPNREPPEEDIERTVLVIRQPATSGPSTGPDALLQVGPGEPAAHGRGRDALVRQDAEPTMMINNFASHQRSSTGALALRPADLGPVVNRRRAAETPDAELSSKVRKGLGWSFLNNVISRAGVLIIGIALARMLVPEQFGIFTIALASMQLLMSLNDAGMTTALIRWEGDIREVERTGVTLIMIFSAGLYSVFFVTAPLIAELANIPDASWVLRALALTILIDATAAVPTALLTRSYAQGRRTIADTANLLAWAGLSIGLVASGMGVWALVIGRLSGNLLGAAVIFILAPRRPGPGFRRDMARRLAADGVPLSGSAILTVCMLNVDTMIAARILGPVLVSFYAQAFNLSSWPVNMFSFAVRRVSLVGFSQLVAEPSRLRYVYARSLALLVAATVPVCVLLVVLGKAAIEAVYGEEWVPAAEALRLLALLSIIRVAVEITDDLLVAVGKARTMVRLQVIWLVALVPALSVGAHLDGVRGVAIGHLGVAVVIVLPVFTLALRGLGFRLSKVARLLVRPVLGGIAFAAVAQLGPLVTTVPVLQVLIGGAAGTLVYLAIVAPMRGLIRQASGGSAAGDSHRSW
- a CDS encoding glycosyltransferase family 4 protein — protein: MKILVYPHHLEIGGSQTNAIDLATQLRDAHGHEVVFFGTPGPAAALLHERKIRLLPAPAAFGAPSARMIAALARVVREQRPDVVHAWDWPQCVNALLALGSMGALGPLGVPFAGSDMNNLSVSAHLPKSVPMTFGTEETVDVARSLGHRRLLLLEPPVDTGRDDPDAVDGTVVRKEHGVGADELLVVAVSRLVGWLKLEGLIGGIEAVGELAARYPVRFLVVGSGTAEDDLRRRAAVVNEAAGREVVTVPGPMLDPRGAYAAADIVLGMGGSALRGLAFGKPVLLTGERGFSTVVSEDTVTPLFWRGYYGVGDGTPSDLAGQLETLLVDAELRARLGGWARDLVLRRYSLEVGGRNLDGFLREAVSRPPARLDILRDLAAIAPRATASRVIPPSVRSRLRGGPAPSSWADVAVARGTQDRSTPAGGAPAGGPR